Proteins encoded together in one Neobacillus sp. FSL H8-0543 window:
- the tpiA gene encoding triose-phosphate isomerase — protein sequence MRKPIIAGNWKMNKTLAEAKSFAEEVKGLVPPHEKMDSVICAPALFLQKLVEITEGSDVKIGAQNMHFEESGAFTGEISPNALADLGVHYVIIGHSERREMFNETDESVNLKTLAAFKYNLTPIVCCGETLEQRENGETMEFVGSQVQKALAGLTDEQLKQTIVAYEPIWAIGTGKSSTSKDANDVCAHIRRVISQTFSEDVANAVRIQYGGSVKPENIKEYMAQSDIDGALVGGASLEAGSFLQLLEAGSYE from the coding sequence ATGCGTAAACCGATTATTGCAGGTAACTGGAAAATGAATAAAACACTTGCTGAAGCAAAGAGCTTTGCGGAAGAAGTGAAAGGTCTTGTACCACCTCATGAAAAAATGGACTCTGTCATTTGTGCACCTGCTTTATTTTTACAAAAACTTGTGGAAATAACAGAGGGCAGCGATGTGAAGATTGGTGCTCAAAACATGCATTTTGAAGAGAGCGGGGCTTTCACAGGAGAAATCAGCCCAAATGCACTTGCTGACCTTGGAGTTCACTATGTCATCATTGGACATTCTGAACGCCGTGAAATGTTTAATGAAACCGATGAGTCTGTAAACCTAAAGACATTAGCAGCTTTTAAATACAATTTAACTCCAATTGTTTGCTGTGGTGAAACACTTGAGCAGCGTGAAAATGGTGAAACAATGGAATTTGTTGGTTCACAGGTGCAAAAAGCGTTGGCTGGATTAACGGATGAACAGCTTAAACAAACAATAGTGGCCTACGAGCCTATTTGGGCAATTGGAACTGGTAAGTCCTCAACCTCCAAAGATGCCAATGATGTTTGTGCCCATATCCGTCGAGTAATCTCGCAAACATTCAGTGAGGATGTTGCCAATGCAGTAAGAATACAATATGGCGGCAGCGTGAAACCGGAAAATATCAAAGAATATATGGCACAGTCGGATATTGATGGTGCTTTAGTTGGTGGAGCAAGCCTTGAGGCAGGCTCATTCCTGCAGTTACTGGAGGCAGGAAGCTATGAGTAA
- the gpmI gene encoding 2,3-bisphosphoglycerate-independent phosphoglycerate mutase, producing the protein MSKAPVALIILDGFGCRDEQKGNAVFHSKKPNFDRYWSKFPHSHLTASGEAVGLPEGQMGNSEVGHLNIGAGRIVYQSLTRVNIAIREGEFQKNETLNSAMDHVKKNGTNLHLFGLLSDGGVHSHIEHMFALLKNAKEEGVENVYVHAFLDGRDVGQKTAASYIQQTLDKMKEYGIGEFATISGRYYSMDRDKRWERVEKSYCSMVYGDGPTYTDPLEVVEDSYQHGIFDEFVIPSVITKEDGQPVATIQDNDAVIFYNFRPDRAIQISNVFTNEDFRSFDRGEKHPRNLFFVCLTHFSESVDGYVAFKPSNLDNTLGEVLAQNGLKQLRIAETEKYPHVTFFMSGGREDKFPGEERILINSPKVATYDLQPEMSAYEVTDALLKEIEADKFDVILLNFANPDMVGHSGMLEPTIKAIETVDECLGKIVDLILEKGGTTIITADHGNADEVINSKGEPMTAHTTNPVPVIVTKTGAELREGGILGDLAPTILDLLGVQKPEEMTGKSLLK; encoded by the coding sequence ATGAGTAAAGCACCTGTAGCCCTCATTATTTTAGATGGCTTCGGATGTAGAGATGAACAAAAGGGAAATGCTGTATTCCATTCGAAAAAACCAAACTTTGACCGGTATTGGAGCAAATTTCCTCATTCTCATTTAACTGCTTCCGGTGAGGCTGTTGGTCTGCCAGAAGGACAGATGGGAAATTCAGAGGTGGGTCATTTAAACATTGGAGCAGGGCGCATTGTTTATCAAAGCTTAACGCGGGTGAACATTGCCATTCGCGAAGGTGAATTTCAAAAAAATGAAACCTTGAACAGCGCGATGGACCATGTGAAGAAAAACGGCACAAACCTCCACCTTTTCGGTCTATTATCTGATGGCGGGGTTCACAGTCATATTGAGCATATGTTTGCATTGTTGAAGAATGCCAAAGAAGAGGGCGTTGAAAATGTTTATGTTCATGCCTTTCTAGATGGCCGAGATGTGGGTCAGAAAACAGCGGCATCATATATTCAGCAAACTCTGGATAAAATGAAGGAGTATGGCATTGGCGAATTTGCGACCATATCAGGACGTTACTATTCCATGGATCGGGACAAGCGCTGGGAACGTGTTGAAAAGTCTTATTGCTCAATGGTTTATGGTGATGGTCCAACCTACACAGATCCATTAGAAGTGGTAGAGGACTCCTACCAGCATGGAATTTTTGATGAGTTCGTCATCCCTTCCGTCATTACAAAGGAAGACGGTCAGCCAGTGGCGACGATTCAAGACAATGATGCGGTCATTTTCTATAATTTCCGTCCTGACCGTGCAATTCAAATATCAAACGTATTTACCAACGAAGACTTCCGCTCCTTTGATCGCGGAGAAAAACATCCGAGAAATTTATTTTTTGTTTGTTTAACCCACTTTAGTGAATCGGTAGATGGGTATGTAGCGTTTAAACCTTCAAACCTGGATAACACCCTTGGTGAGGTGCTTGCCCAAAATGGGTTGAAGCAATTAAGAATTGCTGAAACAGAAAAATACCCACATGTAACGTTCTTTATGAGTGGCGGCCGTGAGGATAAGTTTCCTGGAGAAGAAAGAATACTAATCAATTCTCCAAAGGTTGCTACCTATGATCTTCAGCCAGAAATGAGCGCTTATGAAGTAACTGATGCATTGCTTAAGGAAATTGAAGCAGATAAATTTGATGTGATCCTTTTAAACTTTGCAAACCCGGATATGGTTGGACATTCAGGCATGCTTGAGCCTACAATTAAAGCGATTGAAACCGTCGATGAATGTTTAGGAAAAATTGTTGATTTAATTCTTGAAAAGGGTGGAACAACAATTATTACTGCCGATCACGGGAATGCTGATGAAGTGATTAATTCTAAGGGTGAGCCAATGACGGCACATACAACGAATCCGGTTCCGGTTATCGTAACGAAAACTGGGGCAGAATTACGTGAGGGTGGAATCTTAGGGGATTTAGCACCTACCATTCTTGACCTTCTCGGTGTACAAAAGCCGGAAGAAATGACAGGGAAATCATTATTAAAATAA
- the eno gene encoding phosphopyruvate hydratase: MPFIVDVYAREVLDSRGNPTIEVEVFTESGAFGRALVPSGASTGEYEAVELRDGDKERYLGKGVLKAVDNVNEIIAPFLVGEEFSVLDQVAVDNALIELDGTENKSKLGANAILGVSMACARAAADYLDVPLYQYLGGFNAKQLPVPMMNIVNGGEHADNNVDIQEFMVMPVGAPNFKEALRMGAEIFHSLKSVLKEKGLNTAVGDEGGFAPNLGSNEEALQTIVSAIEKAGYKPGEEVMLAMDAASSEFYNKEDGKYHLAGEGVVKTSAEMVDWYEELSSKYPIISIEDGLDENDWEGHKLLTERIGDRVQLVGDDLFVTNTKKLAEGIEKGISNSILIKVNQIGTLTETFDAIEMAKRAGYTAVISHRSGETEDTTIADIAVATNAGQIKTGAPSRTDRVAKYNQLLRIEDQLGETAQYNGLKSFYNLRK, from the coding sequence ATGCCATTTATTGTTGATGTATATGCACGTGAAGTTTTAGATTCCCGCGGGAACCCTACAATTGAGGTTGAAGTATTTACAGAATCAGGTGCTTTTGGCCGCGCATTAGTTCCAAGTGGTGCTTCCACTGGTGAATACGAAGCAGTTGAACTTCGCGATGGTGACAAAGAACGCTACCTTGGAAAAGGTGTTCTAAAAGCGGTTGATAATGTGAATGAAATTATTGCTCCATTCCTTGTGGGCGAAGAATTTAGTGTTCTTGATCAAGTAGCTGTCGATAACGCTTTAATCGAGCTTGATGGAACAGAAAATAAGAGTAAATTAGGTGCAAACGCAATTCTTGGTGTCTCAATGGCTTGTGCACGTGCCGCAGCAGACTACTTAGATGTTCCTTTATATCAATACCTTGGCGGTTTCAATGCAAAGCAATTGCCAGTTCCAATGATGAACATTGTAAACGGCGGAGAGCATGCGGATAATAACGTTGATATTCAAGAATTCATGGTTATGCCTGTAGGTGCTCCAAACTTTAAAGAAGCCCTTCGCATGGGTGCAGAAATTTTCCATAGCTTAAAATCAGTTCTTAAAGAAAAAGGCCTAAACACTGCAGTTGGTGATGAAGGCGGATTTGCTCCAAACTTAGGTTCAAACGAAGAAGCGTTACAAACGATTGTTTCTGCGATTGAAAAAGCAGGCTATAAGCCAGGCGAAGAAGTTATGCTTGCAATGGATGCAGCATCTTCTGAGTTTTACAATAAAGAAGATGGAAAATACCATTTAGCAGGAGAAGGCGTTGTGAAGACATCTGCAGAAATGGTTGATTGGTACGAGGAGCTTTCTTCTAAATATCCAATCATCTCTATCGAAGACGGATTAGATGAAAACGACTGGGAAGGTCACAAGCTTCTAACTGAGCGTATTGGTGATAGAGTTCAATTAGTTGGTGATGACTTATTCGTTACAAATACGAAAAAGCTTGCTGAAGGTATTGAAAAAGGAATTTCAAATTCAATCCTAATTAAAGTTAACCAAATCGGTACGCTTACAGAAACATTTGATGCGATAGAAATGGCGAAGCGTGCAGGCTATACAGCAGTTATCTCCCACCGTTCTGGTGAAACTGAAGATACCACCATTGCTGACATTGCTGTTGCAACAAACGCTGGTCAAATTAAAACGGGTGCACCATCAAGGACAGACCGTGTAGCGAAATACAACCAATTGCTTCGTATCGAAGATCAATTAGGTGAAACAGCTCAATACAATGGTTTGAAATCTTTCTATAACTTAAGAAAATAA